A stretch of DNA from Planococcus antarcticus DSM 14505:
ATAAGGTGACCAATAAGAACGAAAAGACGACGCCATACAAGCCAAATTCAATGACCAATTGAAGCGCTTCAATCGGGTTCCAGATGAGAATGCCTTCAGGCAATGAAGGCATTCTCATCAAGCTGCCTTCGAACTTTAATTGTCCAGTGAAAAAGGCGACGACACCGGTAACCATCATTCCGTAGAAAATGCCGCCATGAATGTTTAACGACATGAAAATGACTGTAATGAGTAAACCAAGAAGAGTCAATGCCACAGGTGGAGATGTCAAATCACCCAAGCCGACTAGGTTGGCTTCATTGGCAACAATCAGTCCGCTCAGCCTCATACCGATAAAAGCGATAAAAAGGCCGATACCGGCTGTGATGGCATGCTTCAAGTTTTCAGGAATCGCTTGGATCAGCACTTTTCTCATCGAAGTTAAGGACAAGACAACGAAAATAAGGCCAGCGACGAACACTGCTGCAAAGGCGGTTACATAATCGATAGCACCATTCGAACCTAATACCATAGATGTGAAATAGGCATTCAACCCCATGCCCGGCGCAATGGCGATTGGATAATTGGCGGCTAGCGCCATCCATAAGGTTCCGATTGCAGCGGCGATAATCGTCGCTAAAAATACTTGGTCAAACGGCACACCTGCAGCACCTAAAATAACAGGATTGACGATGACGATATAGGCCATTGTTAGGAAAGTCGTCATTCCGGCAGTAATTTCTGTCTTTATAGTGGTATTATTTTCTGTTAAATGAAACATGACGAGCTCCTTCCAAAACACGAACGATTTTAAATGACATCATCTATAATATTCGTTTTATTGGTGGAGTGCAAGAGCTTGCAACCAAATCTTAACAGTCGAATTTATCTACTATTATTTGTACAATAGAATGAACGAAAGGGTGATAAAAGTGGACTTAACGATTAACTCGACTAAAACCTTACATAATGGAGTGGAAATGCCACGATTTGGCCTCGGCGTATACAAAATGACCGATAAAGAAGAAGCAGTAAAAGCGATGATTAACGCGATTGGAGAGGGCTATAAAGCAATCGATACTGCGACCATTTACGACAATGAAGCGGAAGTAGGCGAGGCGGTGCGGAATTCAGTCGTAAAACGCGAAGACTTGTTCATCACCTCGAAAGTCTGGAACACAGACCAAGGCTACGATGAAACCTTACGCGCATTCGAGGCTTCCTTAAAACGTCTTGGCTTTGATTATTTGGACCTATATTTGACGCATTGGGCAATTGAAGGGAAATACGTGGATACGTACCGCGCCATCCAGCGCCTTTACGATGAAAAGCTGATTTGTTCAATTGGAGTTTCCAATCACCAAGAACATCATTTGGAGAAAATCTTGGCAACTGCCAATACAAAGCCGATGGTCAATCAAATTGAGTTGCATCCGCAACTGACACAGGTCCCGCTAAGAAACTACTGTGATGCGAATGACATTGCAATAACGTCTTGGTCTCCGTTAGCGAGAGGTCGTCTATTAGAAGACTCTGTGTTGTCAAAAATCGCTGAACAGCATCATAAGTCGATTGCACAAGTCATTATCCGCTGGCACCTGCAACATGATTTAATGGTGATTCCGAAATCAGTAACACCATCGCGCATCAAAAAAAACGCGCAAGTATTCGATTTCGCGTTGACTCAAGAAGAGATGGTTATGATCGATGGGCTAAACCAAGATTGGCGCAGCGGAACACATCCAGATGACATAAAAGTTTAATGAGAATTGCCTGTAGTGGTAATTAAAACAAAAAGAACGGAGAAAAGGATGTCCTTTTCTCCGTTCTTTTTGTTATCTTGCTGTGTCTTCAACCACTATTTTTTCATTGGTAAACGGGTGGATAAATGACATGCGGAAAGCGTGAAGATGATAGGCACCGTCCTGTGTCGCTGGCCCGTCATATAAGGTGTCTCCAACAATCGGATGACCAATGTGGGAAAGGTGCGTCCGGATTTGATGTGTGCGTCCTGTTTCCAGTGTCAGGTGAAGCAAGGATTTGCCTTCCATTAACTTCAGGACCCGGTAATGCGTTACGGCGCTTTGGCCGGTTTGTGAAACCATGCGGCGAGTCGGATGGTGGCGGTCGCGGCCGATTGGGAAATCGATGGTGCCGGATTTATTGTGGACTTTGCCTTTGACGACAGCTTCGTAGTCACGCACCAGCTGCTTTTGTTCCAGCATACGGTCCAAGACATTTTTGGCGACGGGATGCTTTGCGACCATCAACAGACCCGAAGTTCCTTGGTCCAGACGGTGAACATGCTCACCATACGATCCGCCGTTGCGAATAATGTGGCCAAGAATGGCGTTGATGAACGTATCCGTTTGTCCAACTTCATTCGGGTGTGTTGCCATGCCTTTCGGTTTGCGTGCAACGATAAAGTGGTCATCTTCAAAAAGAACGGGAAGCTCTACA
This window harbors:
- a CDS encoding NCS2 family permease, encoding MFHLTENNTTIKTEITAGMTTFLTMAYIVIVNPVILGAAGVPFDQVFLATIIAAAIGTLWMALAANYPIAIAPGMGLNAYFTSMVLGSNGAIDYVTAFAAVFVAGLIFVVLSLTSMRKVLIQAIPENLKHAITAGIGLFIAFIGMRLSGLIVANEANLVGLGDLTSPPVALTLLGLLITVIFMSLNIHGGIFYGMMVTGVVAFFTGQLKFEGSLMRMPSLPEGILIWNPIEALQLVIEFGLYGVVFSFLLVTLFDTTGTMIGVAKQAGLMKDNKMPRMRQALLADSIAATAGAMVGTSPTSAYVESSAGVAAGGRTGLTSLTVAILFIVAAFFGPLVGALSNVAAITSPALIIVGSLMIGAVKQIEWDQFDEAFPAFLIVLAMPLTSSIATGIAFGFISYPLMKIFKGKGKTVHPILYIFAILFTIQLLVAPH
- a CDS encoding aldo/keto reductase gives rise to the protein MPRFGLGVYKMTDKEEAVKAMINAIGEGYKAIDTATIYDNEAEVGEAVRNSVVKREDLFITSKVWNTDQGYDETLRAFEASLKRLGFDYLDLYLTHWAIEGKYVDTYRAIQRLYDEKLICSIGVSNHQEHHLEKILATANTKPMVNQIELHPQLTQVPLRNYCDANDIAITSWSPLARGRLLEDSVLSKIAEQHHKSIAQVIIRWHLQHDLMVIPKSVTPSRIKKNAQVFDFALTQEEMVMIDGLNQDWRSGTHPDDIKV
- a CDS encoding RluA family pseudouridine synthase translates to MTWSYEIKDDRMTVEELLRTEWGLGKKVVHQMRMAKSVKNDKFQEVIWKEPLPAGTILHFDLPPADSPYEPKHDVELPVLFEDDHFIVARKPKGMATHPNEVGQTDTFINAILGHIIRNGGSYGEHVHRLDQGTSGLLMVAKHPVAKNVLDRMLEQKQLVRDYEAVVKGKVHNKSGTIDFPIGRDRHHPTRRMVSQTGQSAVTHYRVLKLMEGKSLLHLTLETGRTHQIRTHLSHIGHPIVGDTLYDGPATQDGAYHLHAFRMSFIHPFTNEKIVVEDTAR